One Ranitomeya variabilis isolate aRanVar5 chromosome 5, aRanVar5.hap1, whole genome shotgun sequence DNA window includes the following coding sequences:
- the LOC143774581 gene encoding volume-regulated anion channel subunit LRRC8C-like isoform X2, translating into MNSAWSNSEKNRAYSENVLCVPVPPKPLLENVINLTSIHGFPSYYFTSGHMTIMESQYYLIINQWCYEHVVPNYARFFPYLILVNSTVFMVTSNFWFKFPVTLSRIKHFITVLGMCLDSSWTTKALAKTMYEESRIHVVPSKTRSEAPEPISPSVSHIKNIEQPLITEQSEHSLTPPQKQVSFSLEEAGRPSVTNRMSKRLTKAVTDKRTNVSIVDKKEGEQAKALFERVKNFRLHTEGKSLLYYTYKAQAILRVLLATALFSYVTYHTHDIKFEFYCVEPQNISGYTEFNCIYVPWRMFNLLSIIFLLLLFVYILMCLYTMYWIFCYKLREYSFEIIRNGSSIDGIPVAMNDFAFLLHLIDQYNPLYVCDFAVFLSDVSETKLNQINMNINCTQEKLKQCLSINSEGKTEMRLPIVPGFPEQLFHLKEIEVLKVEKIKSATLTGDVSNLWLLKELWITNCNIKVRTRALNFLKKNLRILRVNFSNPDEIPSWMYNLSSLRELYISGQVQSERRTIVALQSFKELTKLKFLFLKLHTSSIPSAIICLAQTLESLTIHNDYVKLSSVSIFKKFTNLKQLTLNFCQLDHIPSSIFNLAKLQEVDFTNNNLSFLDELASLQQLENLVSLHLSRNNISSIPPHIAKVSSLKKLYINNNHLKSISSAIFKLTRLTYLNFSNNHIHVLPAEIGNLVDLQYLSISHNKLAVLPSQLFSCKKLQTLVLSHNKISIISSYIGELTQLTYLDLMENNLEKLPPELENCTYLKRNQLLVEEEVFDTLPYEIRERMNIKNYFTSELITSSED; encoded by the coding sequence GCCTATAGTGAGAACGTGCTTTGTGTGCCTGTACCCCCAAAACCTTTATTAGAAAATGTCATCAATCTTACCTCAATCCATGGATTTCCAAGTTACTATTTCACATCGGGACACATGACTATAATGGAGTCACAATACTATTTAATAATCAACCAATGGTGCTATGAACACGTGGTCCCAAATTATGCAAGGTTCTTTCCTTACCTTATCTTAGTGAACTCAACAGTTTTTATGGTTACCAGCAATTTTTGGTTTAAGTTTCCAGTGACACTTTCAAGGATCAAGCATTTTATTACTGTTCTTGGAATGTGCCTAGATTCGTCTTGGACCACCAAAGCCCTTGCAAAGACAATGTATGAGGAGAGCAGGATTCATGTGGTTCCATCAAAAACTAGGTCTGAAGCACCAGAACCCATTAGTCCATCTGTCTCTCACATAAAAAATATAGAACAACCATTAATCACAGAACAGTCAGAACATTCACTAACACCACCACAAAAACAAGTTAGTTTCAGCTTGGAAGAAGCTGGGAGACCTAGTGTGACAAATAGGATGTCTAAGAGATTAACTAAagcggtaacagacaaaagaaccaACGTGTCAATTGTTGACAAGAAAGAAGGAGAGCAGGCAAAGGCTCTTTTTGAAAGAGTAAAAAATTTCCGTCTTCACACAGAGGGGAAGAGCTTACTTTATTATACGTATAAGGCGCAAGCTATATTAAGAGTGCTGCTGGCAACAGCCTTGTTCTCATATGTTACTTATCATACACATGACATTAAATTTGAATTCTACTGTGTGGAGCCACAAAACATTTCAGGGTACACCGAGTTCAACTGTATTTACGTGCCTTGGAGAATGTTTAACTTGTTGTCCATCATCTTCCTGCTACTACTTTTCGTGTACATCTTGATGTGCCTCTACACCATGTACTGGATCTTCTGTTACAAATTACGAGAATACTCTTTTGAAATAATCCGAAATGGATCAAGTATAGATGGCATCCCTGTTGCGATGAACGATTTTGCTTTCCTCCTTCATTTGATCGATCAGTACAATCCACTTTATGTGTGCGATTTTGCAGTCTTCCTATCAGATGTTAGTGAAACCAAGCTAAACCAAATTAACATGAACATCAACTGCACCCAAGAGAAACTTAAGCAGTGTTTAAGCATCAACTCAGAAGGCAAGACTGAGATGCGATTACCAATAGTCCCAGGCTTCCCAGAACAGCTCTTCCATTTGAAAGAAATTGAGGTACTAAAAGTAGAGAAGATAAAAAGTGCAACGTTAACAGGTGATGTCTCCAACTTGTGGCTGCTGAAAGAACTTTGGATCACTAATTGTAACATAAAAGTCAGAACAAGAGCACTAAACTTTTTGAAGAAGAACCTACGCATCTTAAGAGTGAATTTCAGCAATCCAGATGAGATTCCATCTTGGATGTACAACCTATCCTCTCTACGAGAGCTATACATCAGTGGCCAAGTTCAGTCAGAAAGAAGAACCATTGTCGCATTACAATCCTTTAAGGAACTTACAAAGCTCAAGTTTCTTTTCCTCAAACTTCACACATCTTCTATTCCTTCAGCCATAATATGTTTGGCCCAAACTTTGGAAAGCCTTACCATTCACAATGATTATGTTAAACTGTCTTCTGTCTCCATCTTCAAAAAGTTCACAAATCTTAAACAGCTGACACTCAACTTTTGCCAGTTGGATCACATACCCAGTTCTATATTTAACCTTGCAAAACTCCAAGAGGTGGACTTCACCAATAACAACCTGAGCTTTCTGGACGAACTGGCCAGCCTACAGCAATTGGAGAATCTAGTTTCTTTGCATCTTTCTAGAAATAACATCTCCTCTATTCCACCGCATATTGCTAAAGTATCGAGTCTTAAGAAGCTGTACATAAACAATAATCATCTAAAATCCATCTCCTCAGCAATCTTCAAACTGACAAGATTGACCTATTTGAATTTCTCAAATAATCATATCCACGTGCTTCCTGCCGAAATTGGGAATCTCGTTGACCTGCAGTACCTCTCGATTTCTCATAACAAGCTGGCTGTTTTGCCTAGTCAACTTTTCTCCTGCAAAAAGCTTCAGACTCTGGTGCTTTCTCATAACAAAATATCTATTATTTCATCATATATTGGAGAATTAACACAGTTAACCTACCTAGATCTCATGGAGAATAATTTGGAGAAGCTACCTCCAGAACTGGAGAACTGTACCTACCTAAAAAGGAACCAATTGTTGGTTGAGGAGGAAGTATTTGACACCCTGCCCTATGAAATAAGAGAGAGGATGAATATCAAGAATTATTTT
- the LOC143774581 gene encoding volume-regulated anion channel subunit LRRC8C-like isoform X1: MFLVAELMQFTAQDPSLRIVKPWWDVMCDYLNLLMLLVSVFFATLQAYSENVLCVPVPPKPLLENVINLTSIHGFPSYYFTSGHMTIMESQYYLIINQWCYEHVVPNYARFFPYLILVNSTVFMVTSNFWFKFPVTLSRIKHFITVLGMCLDSSWTTKALAKTMYEESRIHVVPSKTRSEAPEPISPSVSHIKNIEQPLITEQSEHSLTPPQKQVSFSLEEAGRPSVTNRMSKRLTKAVTDKRTNVSIVDKKEGEQAKALFERVKNFRLHTEGKSLLYYTYKAQAILRVLLATALFSYVTYHTHDIKFEFYCVEPQNISGYTEFNCIYVPWRMFNLLSIIFLLLLFVYILMCLYTMYWIFCYKLREYSFEIIRNGSSIDGIPVAMNDFAFLLHLIDQYNPLYVCDFAVFLSDVSETKLNQINMNINCTQEKLKQCLSINSEGKTEMRLPIVPGFPEQLFHLKEIEVLKVEKIKSATLTGDVSNLWLLKELWITNCNIKVRTRALNFLKKNLRILRVNFSNPDEIPSWMYNLSSLRELYISGQVQSERRTIVALQSFKELTKLKFLFLKLHTSSIPSAIICLAQTLESLTIHNDYVKLSSVSIFKKFTNLKQLTLNFCQLDHIPSSIFNLAKLQEVDFTNNNLSFLDELASLQQLENLVSLHLSRNNISSIPPHIAKVSSLKKLYINNNHLKSISSAIFKLTRLTYLNFSNNHIHVLPAEIGNLVDLQYLSISHNKLAVLPSQLFSCKKLQTLVLSHNKISIISSYIGELTQLTYLDLMENNLEKLPPELENCTYLKRNQLLVEEEVFDTLPYEIRERMNIKNYFTSELITSSED, from the coding sequence GCCTATAGTGAGAACGTGCTTTGTGTGCCTGTACCCCCAAAACCTTTATTAGAAAATGTCATCAATCTTACCTCAATCCATGGATTTCCAAGTTACTATTTCACATCGGGACACATGACTATAATGGAGTCACAATACTATTTAATAATCAACCAATGGTGCTATGAACACGTGGTCCCAAATTATGCAAGGTTCTTTCCTTACCTTATCTTAGTGAACTCAACAGTTTTTATGGTTACCAGCAATTTTTGGTTTAAGTTTCCAGTGACACTTTCAAGGATCAAGCATTTTATTACTGTTCTTGGAATGTGCCTAGATTCGTCTTGGACCACCAAAGCCCTTGCAAAGACAATGTATGAGGAGAGCAGGATTCATGTGGTTCCATCAAAAACTAGGTCTGAAGCACCAGAACCCATTAGTCCATCTGTCTCTCACATAAAAAATATAGAACAACCATTAATCACAGAACAGTCAGAACATTCACTAACACCACCACAAAAACAAGTTAGTTTCAGCTTGGAAGAAGCTGGGAGACCTAGTGTGACAAATAGGATGTCTAAGAGATTAACTAAagcggtaacagacaaaagaaccaACGTGTCAATTGTTGACAAGAAAGAAGGAGAGCAGGCAAAGGCTCTTTTTGAAAGAGTAAAAAATTTCCGTCTTCACACAGAGGGGAAGAGCTTACTTTATTATACGTATAAGGCGCAAGCTATATTAAGAGTGCTGCTGGCAACAGCCTTGTTCTCATATGTTACTTATCATACACATGACATTAAATTTGAATTCTACTGTGTGGAGCCACAAAACATTTCAGGGTACACCGAGTTCAACTGTATTTACGTGCCTTGGAGAATGTTTAACTTGTTGTCCATCATCTTCCTGCTACTACTTTTCGTGTACATCTTGATGTGCCTCTACACCATGTACTGGATCTTCTGTTACAAATTACGAGAATACTCTTTTGAAATAATCCGAAATGGATCAAGTATAGATGGCATCCCTGTTGCGATGAACGATTTTGCTTTCCTCCTTCATTTGATCGATCAGTACAATCCACTTTATGTGTGCGATTTTGCAGTCTTCCTATCAGATGTTAGTGAAACCAAGCTAAACCAAATTAACATGAACATCAACTGCACCCAAGAGAAACTTAAGCAGTGTTTAAGCATCAACTCAGAAGGCAAGACTGAGATGCGATTACCAATAGTCCCAGGCTTCCCAGAACAGCTCTTCCATTTGAAAGAAATTGAGGTACTAAAAGTAGAGAAGATAAAAAGTGCAACGTTAACAGGTGATGTCTCCAACTTGTGGCTGCTGAAAGAACTTTGGATCACTAATTGTAACATAAAAGTCAGAACAAGAGCACTAAACTTTTTGAAGAAGAACCTACGCATCTTAAGAGTGAATTTCAGCAATCCAGATGAGATTCCATCTTGGATGTACAACCTATCCTCTCTACGAGAGCTATACATCAGTGGCCAAGTTCAGTCAGAAAGAAGAACCATTGTCGCATTACAATCCTTTAAGGAACTTACAAAGCTCAAGTTTCTTTTCCTCAAACTTCACACATCTTCTATTCCTTCAGCCATAATATGTTTGGCCCAAACTTTGGAAAGCCTTACCATTCACAATGATTATGTTAAACTGTCTTCTGTCTCCATCTTCAAAAAGTTCACAAATCTTAAACAGCTGACACTCAACTTTTGCCAGTTGGATCACATACCCAGTTCTATATTTAACCTTGCAAAACTCCAAGAGGTGGACTTCACCAATAACAACCTGAGCTTTCTGGACGAACTGGCCAGCCTACAGCAATTGGAGAATCTAGTTTCTTTGCATCTTTCTAGAAATAACATCTCCTCTATTCCACCGCATATTGCTAAAGTATCGAGTCTTAAGAAGCTGTACATAAACAATAATCATCTAAAATCCATCTCCTCAGCAATCTTCAAACTGACAAGATTGACCTATTTGAATTTCTCAAATAATCATATCCACGTGCTTCCTGCCGAAATTGGGAATCTCGTTGACCTGCAGTACCTCTCGATTTCTCATAACAAGCTGGCTGTTTTGCCTAGTCAACTTTTCTCCTGCAAAAAGCTTCAGACTCTGGTGCTTTCTCATAACAAAATATCTATTATTTCATCATATATTGGAGAATTAACACAGTTAACCTACCTAGATCTCATGGAGAATAATTTGGAGAAGCTACCTCCAGAACTGGAGAACTGTACCTACCTAAAAAGGAACCAATTGTTGGTTGAGGAGGAAGTATTTGACACCCTGCCCTATGAAATAAGAGAGAGGATGAATATCAAGAATTATTTT